In Ostrea edulis chromosome 10, xbOstEdul1.1, whole genome shotgun sequence, one genomic interval encodes:
- the LOC130051056 gene encoding uncharacterized protein LOC130051056 has protein sequence MEFIILVRGFIRIKRILYFRKQSTVVIEKREGENFKCEIVFDETDMTMVPEPTVKQHSSQQHFPLVFFDLESTGLTRDSHITQLSCVVKKNVPPIPFQKYLSQ, from the exons atggagtttatcattttggttcgtggatttatcagaataaagagaatcttatattttcg GAAGCAATCAACAGTTGTGATCGAGAAGAGAGAAGGAGAAAATTTCAAGTGTGAGATTGTATTTGATGAGACTGATATGACAATGGTACCAGAGCCAACTGTCAAACAGCACTCCAGCCAGCAACATTTTCCTCTTGTATTTTTTGACTTGGAATCAACAGGATTAA CTAGAGATTCTCATATTACACAGCTGTCGTGTGTGGTGAAGAAAAATGTTCCACCTATACCTTTCCAAAAATACCTATCACAGTAA